The proteins below are encoded in one region of Actinomycetota bacterium:
- a CDS encoding SRPBCC family protein yields the protein MKVERKISIARPPAEVFSYIADVRNDPSWHTDVLKVHSSTDVVGMGTVFSVKVKPSMGVSEGTMTVSRFEPGRLIEFHGRMGKMAPTVTNICEPEPQGTRVTRRVEIDPPGIMRVMSPLMKRMIAKANDGFLANLKRLLEGSGG from the coding sequence ATGAAGGTCGAAAGGAAAATCTCCATCGCGCGGCCGCCGGCCGAAGTCTTCAGCTATATCGCGGACGTTCGAAACGATCCCTCGTGGCACACCGACGTCTTGAAGGTGCACTCGTCGACCGACGTCGTCGGGATGGGCACGGTGTTCAGCGTCAAGGTCAAACCGTCTATGGGTGTGTCCGAAGGCACGATGACGGTCTCGCGATTCGAGCCCGGGAGGCTGATCGAGTTTCACGGCCGAATGGGGAAGATGGCTCCCACGGTCACCAACATCTGCGAGCCGGAGCCGCAAGGGACTCGTGTCACGCGACGCGTCGAGATAGATCCGCCCGGGATCATGCGCGTGATGAGCCCGCTTATGAAGCGCATGATCGCCAAGGCCAACGACGGGTTCCTGGCCAACCTGAAGCGGCTCCTCGAAGGCTCCGGCGGGTAG